Proteins encoded together in one Cicer arietinum cultivar CDC Frontier isolate Library 1 chromosome 4, Cicar.CDCFrontier_v2.0, whole genome shotgun sequence window:
- the LOC101500946 gene encoding uncharacterized protein gives METLVVVDQHKNQYCSRSKSQGHGRFGSSPSKQFRGINCRTFQSDSGILPTPLKSQSFHETKTPTSPVTENPNRKKTSPKSSPIPINGKTCRKETTFSGDLCCGSFLLSELWAGPTYSNSPPPSSLPIPKFSVRPKRTVSLDLPDSSPEIELRPMAKSAPSSPTRERLCFTRDLFVNADSATETLRRILNLDINDE, from the coding sequence ATGGAGACACTTGTTGTTGTTGACCAGCATAAGAATCAATACTGTAGCAGATCTAAGTCACAAGGCCATGGTAGATTTGGATCTTCACCTTCAAAACAATTTAGAGGGATTAACTGTAGGACTTTTCAATCTGATTCAGGTATATTACCAACTCCTTTGAAATCTCAGAGTTTTCATGAAACTAAAACACCAACATCTCCTGTTACTGAAAACCCTAATAGGAAAAAAACTAGTCCTAAGAGCTCCCCGATTCCGATTAATGGTAAAACTTGTAGAAAAGAGACAACTTTCAGTGGAGATTTATGCTGTGGAAGCTTTTTGCTATCTGAGTTATGGGCTGGACCTACATATTCAAATTCGCCACCACCTAGTTCTCTGCCGATTCCTAAGTTTTCTGTGAGACCGAAGAGGACTGTGTCTCTTGATCTTCCTGATTCCTCTCCTGAGATTGAATTGCGCCCGATGGCTAAGTCTGCACCCTCTTCTCCGACCAGGGAGCGATTGTGTTTTACAAGGGATCTCTTTGTGAATGCTGATTCTGCTACTGAGACCCTTCGTCGGATTCTCAATCTCGACATCAATGATGAATGA
- the LOC101506081 gene encoding uncharacterized protein, with amino-acid sequence MFAKKVTAAVNPFAKKRSQHSVVSSTPSKKLWRLPHVFAKTLELPFPSDADVSIEETPQFFRFVASCYKTNVNGGGVRAHAIEILPGITKIVIKRIDGGDVTVVGQKDRRSTYGVDLWRFRLPPWTQPERVTAVCTGWKLVVTVPKTKGN; translated from the coding sequence ATGTTTGCTAAGAAGGTTACTGCCGCTGTAAACCCCTTCGCAAAGAAGCGATCTCAACACAGCGtcgtttcatcaacaccttcaAAGAAGCTATGGAGACTCCCACACGTGTTCGCTAAAACGCTCGAGCTTCCTTTTCCTTCAGACGCCGACGTTTCGATCGAAGAAACGCCACAGTTTTTTCGATTTGTCGCGTCTTGCTATAAGACGAACGTCAACGGCGGTGGTGTGCGCGCTCACGCAATCGAGATTCTTCCAGGGATTACTAAAATTGTGATCAAGAGAATTGACGGCGGTGATGTTACGGTGGTGGGTCAGAAGGATAGACGGTCTACTTATGGTGTTGATTTATGGCGTTTTCGACTTCCGCCGTGGACTCAGCCGGAGAGAGTAACCGCTGTTTGTACCGGCTGGAAGCTGGTTGTGACTGTGCCGAAGACAAAAGGGaactaa
- the LOC101501996 gene encoding late embryogenesis abundant protein D-34-like, with the protein MSQEQPERPKRDEFPEQEPIKYGDVFNVSGELATQPIKPKDAALMQATENQALGQTQKGGPASVMQSAAAVNTAAGLVNREDISDIAKNQGVSVSNMKVGGNRVITESVGSQVLGQFVEPDVPMNDPGLVLDPEAITIGEALEASALSRAGNKALDQSDAAAIQAAEMRATGRNHTEPGGLGANAQAAATRNARTMPLQKTTLGDVVSGAREKLPEDKAVTREDAEGVIGAELRNKPNMRTTPGGVAASLAAAATLNQNSNKW; encoded by the exons ATGAGCCAAGAACAACCAGAGAGACCAAAAAGAGATGAATTCCCGGAACAAGAACCAATCAAATACGGCGACGTATTCAACGTCTCAGGAGAATTAGCAACACAACCAATCAAACCAAAAGACGCAGCTCTAATGCAAGCAACAGAGAATCAAGCCTTAGGACAAACCCAAAAGGGCGGCCCTGCTTCCGTAATGCAATCAGCCGCCGCCGTAAACACTGCCGCCGGTTTGGTAAACCGCGAAGACATCTCAGACATAGCAAAAAACCAAGGCGTGAGTGTCTCCAATATGAAAGTGGGTGGAAACCGCGTGATTACAGAGTCGGTTGGATCGCAAGTTTTAGGACAGTTTGTTGAACCAGATGTGCCAATGAATGACCCTGGTTTGGTTTTGGATCCAGAGGCTATTACGATTGGTGAGGCGCTGGAAGCATCGGCGTTGAGTCGAGCCGGTAATAAGGCGTTGGATCAGAGTGACGCAGCTGCAATACAAGCCGCTGAAATGAGAGCTACTGGTAGGAATCATACTGAGCCTGGTGGGTTGGGAGCCAATGCTCAGGCAGCAGCAACTAGGAATGCTCGTACTATGCCTCTCCAGAAAACAACTTTGGGTGATGTCGTATCG GGTGCGAGGGAGAAGTTACCAGAGGACAAGGCTGTAACACGAGAGGATGCCGAGGGTGTGATTGGAGCAGAGCTTAGAAACAAACCCAACATGAGAACTACTCCCGGTGGTGTCGCTGCATCCCTCGCTGCGGCCGCCACGCTCAATCAAAACTC GAACAAATGGTGA